One segment of Nostoc piscinale CENA21 DNA contains the following:
- a CDS encoding DUF1565 domain-containing protein produces the protein MVSPNVSGQHYRLALKLITLYQPHQSLNIAIPMAFGYSLLLYMFGMGVASLTLLAINNSAVAQMPSLPNRMPLGERPISQVNVLFVNPSIGDDTTGNGSDRTPLKTITQALRVAKGNTVIMLAQGNYSEETGETFPLILRPGISIQGDAANKGSGITIQGGGLYLSRSYGGQNVTIVGANQAELTGVSVTNANPRGYGLWIESSNPVVSENTFTGSTQDGVAVSGNGAPTISKNYFYRNGANGITLSGSSQAKVQENIFQETGYGVNITQNAAPVVMGNQIQNNRSGILVQGKARPIVRNNLIADSQEDGLVAIAQAMPDLGNTTEAGGNEFRNNARYDINASTVKEAIAATGNTLTSNKITGKVDLNAPATAVVDNSLPTTPNTTISAIPSNPEITVSTTEVPPPANPVAKLPTTPIKPKSPQLQLTPPPGGFPVPSSLVRTQPATNTQPTPTAKPVLQPASSQFNYVQIDRNTIEFTAPTPIPNTTISPGSAALLPVPDGNVPLGNTSNLRKVPVPQTNINTYTQSYLPPTNNTRYRVIVEVANEQEQELVKFVAPGAFSTIWKGRRVMQAGVFSNRYNADEMLKNLTNNGLRTIIEPLN, from the coding sequence ATGGTGTCCCCCAATGTGTCAGGTCAACATTACAGACTGGCGCTCAAGCTAATAACCCTTTATCAACCGCATCAATCATTAAACATAGCTATACCGATGGCTTTTGGTTACTCACTTTTGCTGTATATGTTTGGTATGGGAGTGGCGAGTTTAACTTTGCTGGCAATCAATAATAGTGCCGTTGCTCAGATGCCATCTCTACCAAATAGAATGCCCCTGGGTGAAAGACCAATTTCTCAGGTTAATGTACTGTTTGTCAACCCAAGTATCGGGGATGACACCACAGGTAATGGCAGCGATCGCACGCCGTTAAAAACTATTACCCAGGCTTTGCGTGTTGCTAAAGGCAATACAGTAATTATGCTGGCTCAGGGTAATTACAGTGAAGAAACTGGGGAAACATTTCCTTTAATACTACGCCCTGGTATTTCCATTCAAGGTGACGCAGCTAACAAAGGTAGTGGTATTACAATTCAAGGTGGTGGCTTGTACCTGAGTCGCAGTTATGGCGGGCAGAATGTCACGATTGTCGGCGCAAATCAAGCTGAGTTAACAGGGGTGAGTGTGACTAATGCTAATCCCCGTGGTTATGGTTTGTGGATTGAATCAAGTAACCCTGTCGTGTCTGAAAATACATTTACAGGAAGTACCCAAGATGGTGTAGCTGTGAGTGGTAATGGCGCACCGACAATTAGTAAAAATTATTTTTATCGAAATGGAGCCAATGGTATTACCCTCAGTGGTAGTTCTCAGGCAAAAGTGCAAGAAAATATTTTTCAAGAAACTGGTTATGGCGTAAATATTACCCAAAATGCCGCGCCTGTAGTTATGGGCAATCAAATTCAAAACAATCGTTCGGGAATTTTAGTCCAAGGTAAGGCGCGTCCTATTGTCCGCAATAATCTAATTGCCGATAGTCAAGAAGATGGTTTAGTAGCGATCGCCCAAGCTATGCCAGACTTAGGTAATACTACAGAAGCTGGTGGTAACGAATTTCGTAATAATGCTCGCTATGATATTAATGCTAGTACAGTCAAAGAAGCGATCGCAGCCACAGGTAATACTTTAACTAGCAACAAAATTACAGGTAAGGTCGATCTGAACGCTCCAGCTACTGCTGTTGTAGATAACTCCCTACCAACCACACCAAACACAACTATCTCAGCCATTCCCAGCAATCCAGAAATTACTGTTTCTACCACTGAAGTTCCGCCCCCAGCCAATCCCGTCGCCAAATTACCCACCACACCCATCAAACCCAAATCTCCCCAACTACAACTCACCCCTCCCCCTGGTGGCTTCCCAGTTCCCAGCAGCTTAGTCAGAACCCAACCAGCAACAAACACCCAACCGACTCCCACAGCCAAACCAGTACTACAACCAGCATCGTCACAGTTCAATTACGTGCAGATTGACAGGAACACCATTGAATTTACTGCACCTACCCCAATCCCCAATACAACGATTTCTCCAGGTAGTGCAGCTTTGTTACCCGTTCCTGATGGTAACGTTCCCCTGGGGAATACTAGCAACCTGCGAAAAGTCCCAGTACCCCAAACTAATATAAATACATACACTCAAAGTTATTTACCGCCTACCAACAACACACGTTACCGCGTCATTGTTGAAGTAGCCAACGAACAAGAACAGGAATTAGTAAAATTTGTAGCACCTGGTGCGTTTTCTACCATCTGGAAAGGGCGCAGGGTGATGCAAGCAGGCGTATTTAGTAATCGTTATAACGCTGATGAGATGTTGAAAAATCTCACTAATAACGGCTTACGAACTATTATTGAACCTTTGAATTAA
- a CDS encoding TIM-barrel domain-containing protein gives MPQYFGKLPTTNQPWQKVGRVESVNQKEHIINLISGNSCLSISILAANLVRVHFTPTGEFLPCRPWAVTMDDEEWEQIPFEVKETETTLEITTAKIRLCIQKQNCHLTCFDLENRPFAQDADIGIGWRLGAVAGWKKIAADEHFFGFGERTGFLDKLSQVKTNWTTDALDYDALTDEMYQAIPFFMALRPNVGYGIFFNTTFWSQFDIGAAQPGVWKMETRGGELDYYIIYGPEPAEILRTYTQLTGRMSLPPKWALGYHQCRWSYDSENVVRELAQEFRQRRIPCDVIHLDIDYMRGYRVFTWSPTRFSNPAQLIGDLAIDGFKTVTIIDPGVKYEPEADYHVFDQGLAHDYFVRKVDGTLFHGYVWPEKAVFPDFMRADVRHWWGNLHKSLTDIGVAGIWNDMNEPAIDSRPFGDGGEKIWFPLDAPQGGEGENTNHTEVHNLYGLMMAKACFEGLQQHRQQERSFVLTRSGYAGVQRWSAVWMGDNHSLWEHLEMSLPMLCSMGRCGWWGLVGLAILADLQETQRRKCLPVGCR, from the coding sequence ATGCCGCAATATTTTGGAAAACTCCCCACTACTAACCAACCTTGGCAAAAAGTTGGCAGAGTGGAATCAGTTAATCAAAAAGAACATATTATTAATTTGATATCTGGGAATTCATGCCTCAGCATCAGCATACTTGCAGCCAATCTAGTTAGAGTGCATTTTACACCCACTGGCGAATTTTTACCTTGTCGCCCTTGGGCAGTAACTATGGATGATGAAGAGTGGGAACAAATACCTTTTGAAGTAAAAGAAACTGAAACAACTTTAGAAATTACAACAGCAAAAATTCGCCTCTGTATCCAAAAGCAAAATTGCCATCTTACCTGCTTTGATTTAGAAAATCGACCTTTTGCCCAAGATGCAGATATAGGAATTGGTTGGCGTTTAGGTGCAGTTGCAGGCTGGAAGAAAATTGCAGCCGATGAGCATTTCTTTGGTTTTGGTGAACGCACAGGGTTTTTAGATAAACTCAGTCAAGTTAAAACCAACTGGACAACTGATGCTTTAGATTACGATGCACTCACCGATGAAATGTACCAAGCAATTCCATTTTTTATGGCTTTGCGTCCCAATGTCGGCTATGGCATTTTTTTCAATACTACCTTCTGGAGTCAATTTGATATCGGTGCAGCCCAACCCGGTGTGTGGAAAATGGAAACTCGCGGCGGTGAGTTGGACTATTACATTATCTATGGCCCTGAACCTGCGGAAATTCTTCGCACTTATACTCAGTTAACAGGAAGAATGTCTTTGCCGCCCAAATGGGCTTTAGGATATCACCAATGTCGTTGGAGTTATGATTCTGAAAATGTGGTGCGAGAATTAGCACAGGAATTTCGCCAACGGCGCATACCTTGTGATGTAATTCATTTGGATATCGACTATATGCGGGGTTACCGGGTGTTTACTTGGAGTCCTACGCGCTTTTCTAACCCAGCACAATTAATTGGAGACTTAGCAATAGATGGCTTTAAAACAGTCACAATTATCGACCCTGGGGTTAAGTATGAGCCAGAAGCAGATTATCACGTTTTTGACCAAGGATTAGCCCACGATTATTTTGTACGGAAAGTTGATGGAACTTTGTTTCACGGTTATGTTTGGCCAGAAAAAGCTGTATTTCCAGACTTTATGCGTGCTGATGTGCGTCATTGGTGGGGGAATCTACACAAAAGCCTGACAGATATTGGTGTAGCAGGAATTTGGAATGATATGAATGAACCTGCGATTGATAGTCGTCCCTTTGGAGATGGTGGGGAGAAGATTTGGTTTCCCTTGGATGCGCCGCAAGGGGGAGAAGGGGAGAATACAAATCACACTGAAGTGCATAATTTGTATGGGTTGATGATGGCAAAAGCCTGTTTTGAAGGGTTGCAACAGCATCGTCAACAAGAGCGTTCTTTTGTGTTAACTCGTTCTGGTTACGCTGGTGTGCAGCGTTGGTCTGCGGTGTGGATGGGCGACAACCATTCTTTGTGGGAACATTTAGAAATGTCCTTACCGATGCTGTGCAGTATGGGACGTTGCGGGTGGTGGGGTTTGGTTGGGTTGGCGATATTGGCGGATTTGCAGGAAACGCAACGGCGGAAATGTTTGCCCGTTGGATGCAGGTAG
- a CDS encoding helix-turn-helix domain-containing protein, whose protein sequence is MDLRALRQRVGLRSRDVAIELDCALSSIRNWEKGRTTPKMKVWQVISFAGFISMH, encoded by the coding sequence ATGGATTTAAGAGCATTAAGACAACGTGTAGGATTAAGAAGTCGTGATGTAGCTATTGAATTAGATTGCGCTTTATCTTCAATTCGCAACTGGGAGAAAGGTAGAACGACACCCAAAATGAAAGTATGGCAAGTTATTTCGTTCGCGGGATTTATATCAATGCACTGA
- a CDS encoding glycosyltransferase family 4 protein, whose translation MEHISQLAPNIREKTSCPDILVISRQFLPQEAVISEYIYNRCVQDPERIIVLAASCVGDKKFDETQRFPIYRWPNSQYWLGGFWGNVFQPLMNLVSSFVLAIKLYFRYHYRYIEWGHSYEFPSLLLLSYLLPIRFFIYLHGFDIRSVLGNPLWRSLFKLTLSRATGIVCNSAFTRDYLRNTFRLQTPTHVIHPIVRPEKFSAGTNQSHLDDLRVKVRQSYNIPETAIVILSVGRLVKQKSFERVIENLPLLLTIGIDVHYIICGQGACESELQTLAQRLRVDQRVHFAGYVPESELAGYYAACDIFAMLTVNDSKARFIDGFGVTYLEASYFGKPVIASRLGSVIEVVSHEENGILVNPKSGYEVFQAFKRLCQDPQLREQLGRKGKELARRKTLHRMLYQEN comes from the coding sequence ATGGAACATATTTCTCAACTAGCGCCAAACATTAGAGAAAAAACATCATGTCCAGATATTTTAGTGATATCGCGTCAATTTTTACCACAAGAGGCGGTGATTAGCGAATATATATATAACCGTTGTGTGCAAGATCCCGAACGGATTATTGTGTTGGCGGCTAGTTGTGTGGGAGATAAAAAATTTGATGAGACGCAACGTTTTCCCATTTATCGCTGGCCGAATTCTCAATACTGGCTAGGAGGATTTTGGGGAAATGTTTTCCAACCTTTGATGAATTTAGTTAGCTCATTTGTATTAGCAATTAAGCTTTATTTTCGCTATCACTATCGTTATATAGAATGGGGACACAGTTACGAGTTTCCCTCACTATTATTATTAAGCTATCTATTACCGATCCGTTTTTTTATTTATCTACACGGTTTTGATATTCGCTCTGTTTTAGGCAATCCCTTGTGGCGATCGCTCTTTAAGTTAACATTATCTCGCGCCACAGGCATTGTTTGTAACAGCGCCTTTACAAGAGATTACCTCAGAAACACATTCCGGTTGCAAACTCCTACTCATGTCATTCATCCCATAGTTAGACCAGAAAAATTTAGTGCCGGGACAAACCAAAGTCATCTTGATGATTTACGGGTCAAGGTACGCCAAAGTTACAACATTCCTGAAACAGCAATTGTCATCCTTTCAGTCGGAAGACTGGTAAAACAGAAAAGCTTTGAACGAGTAATTGAGAATCTCCCCTTATTGCTGACTATTGGGATAGATGTTCACTATATAATTTGTGGTCAAGGTGCTTGCGAGTCGGAATTGCAGACTCTCGCACAACGCTTGCGGGTAGACCAACGGGTGCACTTTGCTGGTTATGTACCAGAAAGCGAGTTAGCAGGTTACTATGCGGCTTGTGATATCTTTGCGATGCTGACTGTGAATGATAGCAAAGCAAGATTTATTGATGGTTTTGGGGTGACATATCTAGAAGCCAGTTACTTTGGTAAGCCTGTAATTGCTTCTCGTTTAGGTTCTGTGATTGAGGTAGTGAGTCACGAAGAAAATGGTATTTTAGTCAACCCAAAATCTGGCTATGAAGTTTTTCAAGCCTTTAAACGCTTGTGTCAAGACCCGCAATTGCGCGAACAACTCGGTCGCAAAGGTAAAGAATTAGCGCGGCGCAAAACTCTTCACCGGATGCTTTATCAAGAAAATTAA
- a CDS encoding thiamine phosphate synthase produces the protein MKEADYYESTNGVVVMVEPYSQQEQIQQIVYRILDANLDRTREGLRIIEEWCRFGLNNAQLAGECKYLRQELAKWHTAEIRAARDTVGDIGTDLSHPQEEQRASIKSLLQANFCRVQEALRVLEEYGKLYSPNMGKAFKQMRYRVYTLESSLMGYQRHQLLWRSHLYLVTSPSDSLFATVESALKGGLTLVQYRDKNSDDTVRLEQATRLRQLCHAYGALLIMNDRVDLALAVDADGVHLGQQDMPIALARQLLGPQRIIGRSTTNSEEMHRAINEGADYIGVGPIYETPTKAGKAAAGLEYVRYAAQNSPIPWFAIGGIDANNINDVIDAGAERVAVVRSLMQAEQPTLVTQYLLSQLNRVRPQPEIVQN, from the coding sequence ATGAAAGAGGCTGACTATTATGAAAGCACTAATGGAGTTGTGGTAATGGTCGAGCCGTATAGCCAACAAGAGCAAATACAGCAAATTGTTTACCGCATATTAGATGCTAATTTAGACCGCACTCGTGAAGGGTTACGCATCATTGAGGAGTGGTGTCGTTTTGGGTTGAATAATGCTCAGTTAGCAGGAGAATGTAAGTACCTGCGACAAGAGTTAGCAAAGTGGCATACAGCAGAAATACGAGCAGCACGAGATACAGTAGGTGATATCGGCACTGATTTATCTCATCCCCAAGAAGAACAACGCGCTAGTATTAAATCGCTGTTACAAGCTAACTTTTGCCGTGTTCAAGAAGCATTGCGAGTGTTGGAAGAATATGGCAAGCTATATAGCCCCAATATGGGCAAGGCTTTTAAGCAAATGCGCTATCGGGTTTATACCCTAGAAAGTAGTTTGATGGGTTATCAACGCCATCAGTTATTGTGGCGATCGCATTTATATTTAGTCACATCTCCATCAGATAGTTTGTTCGCCACAGTAGAATCTGCACTCAAGGGTGGATTGACTTTAGTCCAATACCGCGATAAAAATTCCGATGATACAGTACGGCTGGAACAAGCAACCAGACTCAGGCAGCTATGTCATGCTTATGGCGCTTTGTTGATTATGAACGATCGCGTCGATTTAGCCTTAGCTGTAGATGCCGATGGTGTGCATCTGGGACAACAAGATATGCCAATTGCTCTGGCGCGTCAATTATTGGGGCCACAGCGCATAATTGGTCGTTCTACGACTAATTCAGAAGAAATGCACAGAGCCATTAACGAAGGCGCGGATTATATTGGTGTCGGCCCCATTTACGAAACTCCCACCAAAGCAGGTAAAGCCGCAGCCGGCTTAGAATATGTCCGCTACGCCGCCCAAAATAGCCCCATACCTTGGTTTGCCATTGGCGGCATTGATGCCAATAATATCAATGATGTCATTGATGCTGGTGCAGAAAGAGTAGCAGTAGTGCGATCGCTCATGCAAGCCGAACAACCAACTCTCGTTACCCAATACTTGCTGTCTCAATTAAATCGCGTCCGACCACAACCAGAAATCGTGCAAAATTAG
- a CDS encoding hydantoinase B/oxoprolinase family protein, which yields MNGASLSAASWEFWIDRGGTFTDIVAKRSDGQLIIHKLLSENPEQYPDAAVQGIREILGIAADAPIPTESIAAIKMGTTVATNALLERKGDRTVLIITQGFRDALRIGYQNRPDIFARQIILPEMLYERVIEVEERYSAQGEELIPLNIDAVRPQLQAAYNDGIRCCAIAFMHGYRYTSHEQQVATLAKSIGFTQISVSHEVSPLMKLVSRGDTTVVDAYLSPILRRYVDQVSHQLAVGNREEETGEISNRQQGSFPLPPAPCPDSSSYSPKLMFMQSNGGLADAENFQGKDSILSGPAGGIVGAVQTSRMAGFEKIISFDMGGTSTDVAHYNGEYERTFETEVAGVRLRTPMMAIHTVAAGGGSIVQFDGSRYRVGPESAGANPGPAAYSKGGPLTITDCNVMVGKLQPEFFPKVFGAGANLPLDAEVVRQKFQQLAAEIGDGRTPEEVATGFLAIAVDKMANAIKKISLQRGYDVSEYTLCCFGGAGGQHACLIADALGMKQVFIHPYAGVLSAYGMGLADVRVIREKSVEAVLSEGLLGEVELELVGLVAEAVGEMNRRGAERSCVRGFPALSKLREDAEGGETDTPLHPYTPTPSLDVYRKVHLKYEGMDAALIVDFADVAMMQGQFEELHRQRYGFIAAEKRLIVEAVAVEVVEKHDAPEENVITRRDDKKFVAIATVQMYTAGAWQTTPVYQRQDLQPGDCIAGPAIIVEATGTNVIEPHWQAELTTRNHLVLSTVGVAQNKEQRTNDKGQKPDPVMLEIFNNLFRAIAEQMGITLQNTSSSVNIKERLDFSCAIFDGAGQLVANAPHIPVHLGSMSESVQALIANYGDTIKPGDVFVSNNPYNGGTHLPDITVITPVFPHSRLVSEAEPRPLFYVASRGHHADIGGITPGSMPPNSINVIEEGILIDNFQLVAAGKFREAELVSLLTSEPYPARNITQNLADLKAQIAANERGVQELLKMVDHYSLETVQAYMNFVQDNAEESVRRVIEVLKDGSFSYALDDGSLIQVAITINRENRSAKIDFTGTSSQQLANNFNAPAAVCKAAVLYVFRTLVNDDIPLNAGCLKPLEIHIPEGCMLNPAYPAAVVAGNVETSQGITDALYGALGVLAASQGTMNNFTFGNERYQYYETICGGSGAGANFDGTDAVHTHMTNSRLTDPEVLEWRFPIVLENFAIRENSGGQGLYHGGNGVIRRLRFLEPMTAAILSNHRIVAPFGLCGGASGEVGRNYVERCDGIFEDLGSKAVVEMNVNDAFVIETPGGGGYGFTDHPSFQSRYPTS from the coding sequence ATGAATGGGGCATCATTATCGGCTGCAAGTTGGGAGTTTTGGATTGATAGAGGCGGAACTTTCACCGATATTGTGGCAAAACGCTCTGATGGCCAATTAATAATTCACAAGCTACTTTCAGAAAATCCTGAACAATATCCAGATGCAGCAGTCCAAGGAATTCGAGAAATTTTAGGTATTGCGGCTGATGCGCCCATCCCGACAGAAAGCATTGCGGCAATTAAAATGGGAACCACTGTGGCGACAAATGCCTTATTAGAAAGAAAAGGCGATCGCACAGTTTTAATTATTACTCAAGGATTTCGAGATGCCCTACGCATCGGTTATCAAAACCGTCCCGATATTTTTGCCCGTCAAATAATTTTGCCAGAAATGCTCTACGAGAGAGTCATTGAAGTAGAGGAACGTTACAGCGCCCAAGGTGAAGAATTAATCCCGTTAAATATTGATGCAGTTCGCCCACAATTACAAGCAGCATACAATGATGGCATTCGCTGTTGTGCGATCGCGTTCATGCACGGCTACCGCTACACCAGCCATGAACAACAAGTTGCAACTTTAGCCAAAAGTATTGGATTTACGCAAATTTCCGTCTCTCACGAAGTCAGCCCTTTAATGAAATTAGTCAGCCGGGGCGATACAACAGTTGTCGATGCTTATTTATCCCCCATCTTGCGGCGATATGTTGATCAAGTCTCTCATCAATTGGCAGTAGGGAATCGGGAAGAAGAAACTGGCGAGATAAGTAACAGGCAACAAGGATCATTCCCCCTGCCCCCTGCCCCCTGCCCCGATTCCTCTTCCTACTCCCCCAAACTTATGTTCATGCAATCCAACGGCGGACTAGCGGATGCAGAGAACTTCCAAGGCAAAGACAGTATTTTATCCGGCCCGGCTGGTGGGATAGTTGGGGCAGTGCAAACAAGCCGGATGGCTGGATTTGAGAAGATTATCAGCTTTGATATGGGTGGTACATCTACCGATGTGGCGCACTACAACGGCGAGTATGAACGCACCTTTGAAACCGAAGTGGCAGGGGTGCGTTTGCGAACACCGATGATGGCAATTCATACCGTTGCGGCTGGCGGGGGTTCAATTGTGCAGTTTGATGGTTCGCGGTATCGGGTGGGGCCGGAATCGGCAGGGGCAAATCCTGGCCCGGCAGCATATTCTAAAGGCGGGCCGTTGACGATAACTGATTGCAATGTGATGGTAGGTAAGTTGCAACCAGAGTTTTTCCCCAAGGTGTTTGGGGCGGGTGCGAATTTACCGTTAGATGCAGAGGTAGTGAGGCAGAAGTTTCAGCAATTGGCGGCAGAAATTGGAGATGGCAGAACACCGGAAGAAGTCGCTACAGGATTTTTGGCGATCGCAGTTGATAAAATGGCTAACGCCATCAAAAAAATCTCTCTCCAGCGTGGTTATGATGTATCTGAGTATACTTTGTGTTGTTTTGGTGGCGCTGGTGGGCAACATGCTTGTTTAATTGCCGACGCTTTGGGGATGAAGCAGGTATTTATTCATCCTTACGCCGGGGTGTTGTCTGCTTATGGTATGGGTTTGGCAGATGTACGGGTAATCCGCGAGAAGTCGGTGGAAGCCGTTTTGAGTGAGGGTTTGTTGGGAGAAGTAGAGTTAGAGTTGGTTGGGTTGGTGGCGGAGGCGGTAGGGGAAATGAACCGCAGAGGCGCTGAGAGAAGTTGCGTGCGCGGGTTCCCTGCGTTGAGCAAACTTCGGGAGGACGCGGAGGGAGGAGAGACTGATACACCCTTACACCCTTATACCCCTACACCCTCTTTAGATGTTTATCGTAAGGTACATCTCAAATATGAGGGGATGGATGCAGCGTTGATTGTGGACTTTGCAGATGTGGCGATGATGCAGGGTCAGTTTGAGGAGTTGCATCGTCAGCGTTACGGGTTTATTGCGGCTGAGAAGCGGTTGATTGTGGAAGCGGTGGCGGTTGAGGTGGTGGAGAAGCATGATGCACCGGAGGAAAATGTAATTACACGTAGAGATGATAAAAAATTTGTAGCAATAGCAACAGTGCAGATGTACACTGCTGGGGCGTGGCAAACTACCCCAGTGTATCAACGCCAAGATTTACAGCCAGGAGATTGTATCGCAGGGCCAGCCATTATTGTCGAGGCGACGGGTACAAACGTAATTGAACCCCATTGGCAAGCCGAGTTAACTACACGCAATCATCTTGTGTTGTCTACTGTTGGGGTTGCACAAAACAAAGAACAAAGGACAAATGACAAAGGACAAAAACCAGATCCGGTGATGCTGGAGATTTTCAATAATTTGTTTCGGGCGATCGCTGAACAAATGGGTATAACGTTACAAAATACCAGTTCCTCTGTCAACATCAAAGAACGGCTAGATTTTTCCTGTGCAATTTTTGATGGTGCTGGACAATTAGTCGCCAATGCGCCCCACATACCCGTTCATTTGGGTTCCATGAGTGAAAGTGTGCAAGCTTTAATTGCTAACTATGGCGACACCATCAAACCTGGTGATGTTTTTGTTTCCAATAACCCTTACAACGGTGGTACTCACCTACCAGACATTACCGTTATCACCCCCGTCTTTCCCCACTCTCGGTTGGTGAGCGAAGCCGAACCACGCCCACTCTTTTACGTCGCCTCACGAGGACACCATGCAGATATCGGCGGTATTACTCCCGGTTCTATGCCGCCAAATAGTATAAATGTCATTGAAGAAGGCATATTAATTGATAATTTCCAGTTAGTTGCAGCAGGTAAATTCCGCGAAGCTGAATTAGTCAGTTTGCTCACTAGTGAACCTTACCCTGCACGAAATATTACCCAAAACTTGGCTGATTTAAAAGCCCAAATTGCCGCTAATGAACGTGGTGTGCAAGAACTTTTAAAAATGGTAGACCACTACAGCTTAGAAACTGTCCAAGCTTACATGAATTTTGTCCAAGATAATGCTGAAGAATCTGTAAGACGTGTGATTGAAGTTTTAAAAGATGGTAGTTTTAGCTATGCTTTAGATGATGGCAGTCTGATTCAAGTCGCAATTACAATTAACAGAGAAAACCGCAGTGCCAAAATTGATTTTACAGGCACTTCCAGCCAGCAATTAGCTAATAACTTTAATGCCCCAGCCGCAGTTTGCAAAGCCGCAGTTTTATATGTTTTTCGTACATTAGTTAATGATGATATTCCGTTAAATGCTGGATGTTTGAAACCTTTAGAAATTCACATTCCTGAAGGTTGTATGTTGAATCCGGCTTATCCGGCGGCGGTAGTGGCGGGAAATGTGGAAACTTCCCAAGGGATTACCGATGCTTTATATGGTGCGTTGGGTGTTCTTGCTGCTTCTCAAGGAACGATGAATAATTTTACCTTTGGGAATGAACGCTATCAATATTATGAAACTATCTGCGGCGGTTCTGGTGCGGGTGCAAATTTTGATGGGACGGATGCAGTTCACACCCACATGACTAATTCCCGTCTCACAGATCCCGAAGTATTAGAATGGCGCTTCCCGATTGTGTTAGAAAATTTTGCTATTCGGGAAAATAGCGGTGGTCAAGGACTTTATCATGGTGGTAATGGTGTCATCCGTCGCTTGCGTTTTCTCGAACCAATGACAGCAGCAATTTTATCAAATCACCGCATAGTTGCGCCTTTTGGTTTATGTGGTGGCGCAAGCGGTGAAGTCGGACGAAATTATGTTGAAAGGTGTGATGGAATTTTTGAAGATTTAGGTAGTAAAGCTGTGGTGGAAATGAATGTTAATGATGCGTTTGTGATTGAAACTCCTGGTGGTGGTGGTTATGGTTTTACTGATCATCCTAGTTTTCAATCTAGATACCCGACTTCTTGA
- a CDS encoding TIM-barrel domain-containing protein — protein MVGFGWVGDIGGFAGNATAEMFARWMQVGMLYPLMRGHSAMSTARHEPWVFGDRTENICREYINLRYQLLPYIYSLFWEAATTGAPILRPLLYHFPNDLKTYTLYDQVLLGASLMAAPIYRPGVEHRVVYLPAGIWYDWWSGESYQGPTHILAHAPLEKMPLYVRGGAVIPMQPVMQYVDEFPSDELRLRVWPGNGEYNFYEDDGQTFEYRHQNFSLRNITVVTNINQTIVNISTSEGKWTPGQRQIIVELVGVGQQQFLDDGQQRSLSF, from the coding sequence GTGGTGGGGTTTGGTTGGGTTGGCGATATTGGCGGATTTGCAGGAAACGCAACGGCGGAAATGTTTGCCCGTTGGATGCAGGTAGGAATGCTGTACCCCTTGATGCGTGGTCACTCAGCTATGTCTACAGCACGCCATGAACCTTGGGTATTTGGCGATCGCACCGAAAATATTTGTAGAGAATATATTAATCTGCGTTACCAGCTTTTGCCTTACATTTACAGTTTATTTTGGGAAGCAGCCACTACAGGCGCACCAATTTTAAGACCATTACTCTACCATTTTCCCAACGATCTCAAAACCTACACCCTTTATGATCAAGTGCTGTTAGGCGCATCACTCATGGCTGCACCAATTTATCGCCCTGGTGTGGAACATCGCGTAGTTTATTTACCCGCAGGTATTTGGTATGACTGGTGGAGTGGTGAATCTTATCAAGGCCCGACTCATATTCTCGCCCATGCACCACTAGAAAAAATGCCGCTTTATGTGCGTGGTGGTGCGGTGATTCCTATGCAGCCGGTTATGCAATATGTAGATGAATTTCCTTCTGATGAACTCCGCTTGCGGGTTTGGCCTGGTAATGGTGAATATAATTTTTATGAAGATGATGGACAAACATTTGAGTATCGCCATCAAAATTTTTCTCTCAGAAATATTACTGTAGTTACAAATATAAATCAAACAATAGTCAATATAAGTACAAGCGAGGGCAAATGGACACCAGGACAGCGACAAATTATTGTAGAACTTGTAGGCGTAGGCCAGCAGCAATTTTTAGATGATGGTCAACAACGAAGCTTGTCATTTTAA
- the thiS gene encoding sulfur carrier protein ThiS: MSEQITLQVNGETRSCASPSLLPDLLQQLGFNPRLVAVEYNGEILHRQFWSQTIVQPGDRLEVVTIVGGG; the protein is encoded by the coding sequence ATGTCCGAGCAAATTACCCTTCAGGTAAATGGAGAAACCCGCAGTTGTGCATCTCCATCGTTGTTACCCGATTTACTACAACAATTGGGTTTCAATCCGCGCTTAGTGGCGGTGGAGTATAACGGGGAAATTTTACATCGCCAATTTTGGTCTCAAACTATCGTACAGCCAGGCGATCGCTTGGAAGTTGTCACCATTGTTGGCGGTGGTTAA